Genomic DNA from candidate division WOR-3 bacterium:
ATGTATTCGATGCAGGAAACCTGTCCGACCTGCAAGGGTTCAGGTCGTGTACGCTCGCGGTCCGAGATTGCGATGAAAGTAGAGCGGGCGATCATTGCTCGGCTTGCGAAAATCCGCGGCCGACGACTCCGTATTCTCTGCTCGCCTTGGATGACGGATTTTCTTACAACCGAATGGTACGAGCGACTGAGTGAGTTTGCCCGCAGATATGAGCTGGCGATTGATGTCAAAACCGATCACCAGCTTCAGCCGACGGACTTCAAGCTGTTGACGGAGTACAGCTAGAGGTCAGCGAGCAAGGGCTAGGAAAAGAAGACCTCCAGGACCTTGCGCCGACTGTGAGCACCGGCGACGAGTCGGACTGATGTCTTCGGCACACCGTAGAAATCAGCGACCGCAGCAAGGACCGTCCGGTTGGCGCGATTCTCCTGCGCTGGTTCACGTACCCGAACAATCAGCGAGCCATCCGTAAGTTGGCTCACTGACTGTTCTCGGCTGTGCGGTTTGACTGAAACCCGGACCCGCAACCTGTTGCCCAAGACCGTCAGGCCATGCTACCAAGCCCGACTTTGTGCCGATCGAGGAGTTCTGCCCGTTTGCCAGCGTTCCAGCCTGACACTCTTGAAAAGTAACCGGTCACCCGGGTGATGAAGTCCACGTCGGCCGAGCCGCAGTATGGGCACACTTCGGCCAGTCCGCGCGAAGTCTTCATGCAACGGGAGC
This window encodes:
- a CDS encoding DUF167 domain-containing protein, yielding MGNRLRVRVSVKPHSREQSVSQLTDGSLIVRVREPAQENRANRTVLAAVADFYGVPKTSVRLVAGAHSRRKVLEVFFS